The genomic region AACCACAATACACATGATCATCTCCCAGCCCCTCTCCCATCCGTCCTTACCAGTCCCTGGGCGTCCCATGATGATTTGCTTGCGTGGAGCAGGGTGAGGCGACTCAGCTGGCAGTATGAGCGGCAGCAGGGCAGTCGGAGTGGGGTGACAGGCTACCGGCTGTGGCAGCGCCCCTCCAGTGGCGTCCTGGTGTCCCTCGggtttcctctccctctccctgcctccAGAACCGGAGGAGGACAGGACCGAGCCCGACGAAGTGGACATTGACCCCGGGGTGGAGGGGCTGGAGAGGGAGGTGTGGCCTGCTGTGGCTGGAGTCAGGGACTGGGAGGAGACATCAAAAATAATATTCAACTAAAATGCTGATCGTGTTGATTTCACACAACGTAATTAATCATATTATGTCCATGTCTCACTATCAGTGATTACAGAGGTTTCTAAGGTAATTTCAGGTGGGTGCCATCACTCTGGGTCTCCATTTTACTCCATTATCCCTGCTGAGAATCCAAACTTTTGAAAGGCCACCTTTAAGGTCTATCACCATAATTAAAATATAGATTTTCTGCAGAGTAATTCACATTGACGGTGAACTTTCTAGGTCACCGTCAAAGGACTTAAACACTGCCCAAACAACATTCTGAATCAGTAAGATCAACAAAAAAGCATTTAAGGAATTTTAAATATTCTTACATTCTCATTCTCAATATTTTCTAATGGATGCCTGAAGCTCATGGAAACCACTTAATGTACTAGGGTTGGATCATATGACGATATATACCACatcaaaaacaagaaatggTGACTTCCTTACCGAGCTGGAGGTGACCAGGACGAGTGTGGATGTGGGGTTGCGCAGGAGAACCGCACCGTTGGTGGTGGCCCCGTTGATGGGGACGGGGGCCTGCAGGCCTGGGAGAGCTGCATGTTGGGGTTGGCTGTGCTCCCGAGACCTGCTTCTATCTCTCCTCCCTAATGGGCCATCAGAGAACTTGGCCAGGGGGACATCTGGGTTGCGGACGATGACTGGGGAATCGCGGAGTGGAACAATGCGGCGTGGTGAAGGTTCCTGGGGCAGCGGAGAGGGAGGAGTGGGAGAGACCAGCATGGGTGGAGGCGTGGAGGCAGCGGAGGATGGTGGCCTGCTGGTGGCGCTACGGGGCCGgttgaaggagagagaggagggagttgTCGGCTGACTCTGGGGGGAGAGGACTCTGAAGGCGGCAGGGCTGTGGCCCAGCGTCGGCTCTCCCACCACTCCTCCCCCGATGCCCACTAGCTGTTGTTGCTCAGGTTTGGTCTGGTAGTCCTGGACCGTCGGCAGTGGAGGAGGCGGGTGGGAGTCGAGCTTTCTCTTGCTGGGGCTCATGGGAACTGTAAAAGTGAGGTTGGTCTGGAAAGTGGGCACGATCCCAGAGAGGTGGCGTTCTCGCTCGGCACCCGGCGTGCCCATCTTAGTGCCGCTAAGCTGGCGGTTGCGGCGTGGAGTAAGTGAGGCAGGGGCAGTAATGGGGCTGAAGTTGGCAGGGCGAAAGCCAAAGAGCGGGGAGGGTGAGGGCGATGGAGTGGGGGAGAAGGGCGACTGGTTGGAGATGGGGGAGAATGAGGGTGTGCCTGAGCGGGAGCCCCCCAGGGAGACCAACATGGTCGCTGCCTCACACTCATCAAAGTCGAAACGAGAGAGGTCCtgggggagcagagagggaaggacGAGGCGGGGACGGGAGTCTCCTCCACGGCTGCTGGCCTCGCTGCTTTCCCGCGATGTCTCGTCCCAGTCGAACTCTGAGCTGGCCCTCCCACCGCCCAGGCGGAGGTCAGACGGCGTCAGGGTCCCTGTGCTGCTGGCTCCACCCCTCTCCCGGCCGCCTCCACTGGCTTCCATCTCCTTGGTCCTCATTGAGAGGTGTCTGGAGCAGTATCCGCGGCGCTGAGACTCTTTGGAGCAGCCCTCCCGGGAGCACAGTCTCCTCCACTGCTTCCCATTGAACTTCTTGCGGATGCCTGTTGGCGTACACACCACGTCTCCCTTCTTGTACTTTTGCTGGGCAGCTGTCAGCGGGGTGCGGGAacgtgaggaggaggaggaggtcgaACCTGATCCAGATCCACCGCCGCCACCTGCTCCTCCACTGGAagaacctcctcctcctgaggccTTCTCTACTCTGGAGGAGGACGCGGTGGAAGAGGagatgggagggaggggagggagctGCGGGGTGGTAATGACagcaccagctgctgcagctgctgcggTTGCTGGGTCAAGGCCTAACAGGACAGGtgaaggaggggggtgggggttcaAGGCCAGGTGGGTGGGGGGCATCCCGATGCCCCGCACCACAGACAGGTGGGGATTGAGGTAGCCAGGCGGGGGCTTAGAGACGATGTGGCGGTGTTGGGGAACTGCCATTGGTTTGGCCCCAGGTATGATCGCCCCCACTGGGACCATGTTAAAATGGGACACCTCCATGTCTTCTTCGGGGGTAAGTGGCATGTACGGgtgatgttgctgctgttgctgctgctgttttacgCTGTTCTCCCTTTCTCGCTCTcgttccctctctctttcctgttttctctggaggtccctctccctctcaaaGTCTTTCTCGATTTCCCACTCTCGGCCAGGAGCCAGGCTGAGGACTGATGCAGGAGTAACTGGGGAGGTAATACTGTGGCCAGGTGTGGAGGAAACAGGGACCATGGTTGGGTAAGGAATTCCTCTCCCCAGCACCGACCCCACTCCTGGGGCCATCCCCCGGCTCAAACGACACACCTCCTGCTCCACATCCatctcctccctgtcctcccgctccctttccttctctctgacTCCGTCTTCTCCCTCTCGTCCTCCTCCAGATGGCAAATCCAGGTCCCAGGGTGGCACCAGAAGCCGGAGTGTTTGTCGGGAGACCCACACCGCCTGGGTAGCACCAGCTGCCCCTCTGCCTTCTTCCTCCTCGTCCACAGAGTGGGGTCTTTCCTCTGACAGCAGGACACGGTAGCGGTTGGCCACTGCAGGGTGTGTGTCTACCTGGGTCACCACACCTTCTCGGTACCACTGCCACTGGCCCTCGCTGCACTCCTCATTGCCGTACGGTACGCAGACACGGGTCCCAATAGGTATGGGGTGTACACCAGGCGGCGGGGCATCTAGAATAATGTCTACCACCCCTGGGGGGCTGTCGTGTCGGTACGGGTAACGACACAGCGTCTTCTCCCCATTCAGTTGCACCTCCAGGCTTCCAAATTCACCGCTGACCTTACGGACCACCCCAGCCCGGAACACCAGGTCTGAACTCCCCCCTTCATCCATCCTTTCGCCTCCCCCTTCCTCGTCACTTCTTCTCCTGAGCTGGCGGGCGAGGACACGCTGATTCTTCAGCCCTTTGGCCAGGGCGTCTGACAGTGCATCAGGGAGACTGGATGGCGTATGTGCGGACATCTGCGTAGGGGCGTGCGTGTCGCCGACTACCTCCAGGTCGGCCGAGTGCTCGCTGGCGGTGTCTGTCGAGGAGCAGCGGGGCAGGGGGCTGGGCGACACTCGCTCTGCATCTCTCACCCCTTCACCCCCTCCAGGCCTTTCCCTCTCCACTCCTAGCGACAGGGTGGGGGGTCCTGGTGAGCCGTCCTGAGGCCCCTCCCTGCCAGTAGTCCTGCCGTGGAAGTCGTCCATCAGGCTCCGACTCTGACCGCTGCTGTCAGGGTGCGAGATGCTGATGTCACTTCCTGAACCCGATGACCCGTGGTTGAAGACCCCACCACTCAGAGTAAGAGGAGGGGGCGTGCTGGAGGCAGGGTTGCTATGGTTACCAGCAGTAGTAGACAAGCAGTGTTCAGAGGTGTACTTCTTCTTGGGGACGCGGGCCTTGAAGGTCGCCGTTTTCCGGCTGGAGGCGGGTTCGGGCTGTTGTTGGCGCTCGGCGTACTGCTGTTACTACAACTGCTACCACCACTGTCGCTGTGGCTGCCGCCGCTCACAGCTGACCTCCCTGATCTGTCGTCCGAGGGCGTCAACAATTTCCCAGAATCCATCATAAGCGTCTCTGACAGCGCCTCTCTGTGAAGCCCCTCCCCCTCCGAAGTGTCCCGCGCCCTGATTGGGTCCGCCTGGGAGGACTCTGAATGTGAAttagaagaaaatgaagaggagGGAGTTTGGTTTTGCGGGGATCTGCTTCTATCTCTGTTCTCATCTGAGTCTCTCTTCTCCCCTCCTTCTGGGACATCCCCCACTCCGCGACGCTTCCCCCCTTTGGCCcgggtggagggaggagagcgCCGGCCCTGCTTTTTAATCGgcttcatcttttcatctagcTTGCCTTTTCTCCAAACaagtctttttatttatttatcccaGAGATTCTCCTTGGTGTTCCTTGCTTGCTCTGCctagtttttttcttctttcccctcctttcctttctctctattttcctcctctgccgAGGCCTCCCTCTTTCATCCTGTCTTGTCTTCGTTGCGCGACTTCGGCACTTGCCCACCTTATTCCAGAGACTCTGAAAGAAAGGGAACAGGGAGTGTGGGTTACTCATGTGGCAAACACATTCAGACATGCACAAAGCCtattcaacacacacaggataGCTACTAACTGCACGGCTTTGAGAGGAAAAGTGACTGACTGAATCAAAATCAAACATCTGGGAAAACATTTGCGTGACATCAAagtacttcaaaataaaaggtcTTCAAAGTGGGACCTCGTGATTACAGGCAGAAATaagagaaataaacagttaaacatAAATTTTAAGAAATGAATTACCTGCTAAATGATGCACCATCGTACTCGAGTAGTAATGAATATGACTCATCTACAAATTCATTACACATTAATTCATTACATAACAGGTTCTACTCACATTACACAAGGCCTGCATCCATACCAGGTACATAATGAAAACAGGAGGCCATATTGTAGGGTAAACACTATGTAGACTTACAACACTTTATGGAAATAGTGAGGAGAACTTTGCAATTTGCCCAGACAAGCCTTTCTGCATGCACTCCTCTCAGatacactctgtctctctcacacacacacacacacacactacttctTGGCCGGGGCGGTAGAGGCGGGGGAATTCCTTCTTCACTTGCATACTGAaaccctccctttctctctctctctctcctccctctctctctctccctccctctctctctctctcggtggCGACCTTTATCTATGTATTTCAAAGCAGAGTCAATCCGCCCCTACAAACTCCATTTCCTGTGGAAGACCATTACCTAACTTCCCGTTACTttattcctccctctctctctaactctctctctctttgctaGTATTACACGTTCATTCTTATCCCCTGCCTGcgtttctctcttctctctctctaatatCGATTTCtacctctcatctctcctctccctccacttAGTCTCTATCctcattttctgctgcagtcatccagaaaagcagagttgttccGAATAATTGTTATTCCACACCAGAGTCATTCAGTATCGCTCTTAGGCCATGCCAGAGTCATTCAGAATATCTCCTATTCCACACTGGACTCATTCACAGTTCTGCCTCCGTTTTAGAAAGTAAAACAGATTGATTTTGTCGACTTGTTGAACgaggggtgggtggaggggggaggctGTTGTCATTTAactggtttgttttctgtgtggcTGATACGCGTGGGACTTGCCTCGGGTCCTAACTGCTGCTGTGCTCTGCCTCATTTCTTCCAATACAAGAGTCTCCACAGAGCTACGAGTACCAGAACGATGTTAACAAGTGCATCAGAGGGAGAGTCAACACACCCCCTATATGCTCTGTCATCTTTTGGAAATTTCTCTCACTGCGACTGTGATATTCACTGTCAAAATGTTCTGGATTGATGTCTATCAACCACCACTAGGCATGTCTACTTGTCAGTGACTGTTTGACTGTCTGTTAACTCAcatgtctgcctgtctgtccctGTTTCTACATTCGTCCTCCCAccagtctctttctctgtgtctgcccgtctcctttttcccttttgctgccttcctgtttgtctgtgaagGCTCGCATTCATTCAGGTCCTTTTAATATCTGCCACATCATATCGGCTAGAGAGAAATCCATTTTCAGAGATGAGTGCCGTCTGTCTCaaggccacacacacagcaaacatctATGTGATGATAGCTGAtagtgcacacacagagacagagccagGGAGCTCACAGCCATCACTGTGCCCTATGTAAATCCCTATTTAGGACAGACAGCCGTAAGAGCAGCCACCATAAAATAATTTGGCAGCCGGCCTTACTTGGTCACGATAGAGGTATGCTACGTGTGTTTACTCAGTAGTGCACTGTGTACAACAGCTGGTGTCAGAGTCATGGGCCTAATGATAACAGCTTAAAGACAAACTGACGCAACTCACACTCCCCTCTGTGAAATATGGAGTGAGCGAGCCCATATGGCAGCTATAGAGGGCCTGTGTCTCctatgttttatattcagtgtgATCAAAGTAGAGCCCCATCAGGAACACATAAAGAGCAGGGTATGAAGTTCAATCATATTTCAACTGCTGTTTGAACAGTGTGCAGCTTGTTTTTTATAGACTGACATGAACGCATAGTAAACATGGCTGTAGGCAGCATCAAGCTGATGTAAGTCAAGTGAGGTGAGAAAAACATGAACCACCGCCTTCTGAGGATGTATTATTTAGCTGAGCAATTGTCCAGGTTTAATCAGTTTATCAGCAACAACTAATAATAAGCAGCAACATGCAACTGATTATTATATGGAGCATGAGGTGAGTTAACTTGCTAATTCTTGCCATAAATTCACCATAATAATCCCACATTAGTGAACTTTTAGTCCAGTATAGTATATTCTTACCTTACTGTGGAGCTGCTAAATCATTTTTAGTGATATATATTTCTGGCCACAGTATATTTAAAAGTTTTGTCATTTGCAGGGCAGCTCTTTAAAGTGTATAACAAGATTACTACAGTGCTTTATTATCGACAGGCCAGGGTGTATAAATATACTGACATAATCATAATCCACAGTAGATAACAGCTGTTCACTTTATCTCGACGAGGCCCAAAGCACAAAATGCAAACTACAAGAGGTGATGTCGTCACCTCTGGTTTAGCTGGATAGTACCGTGTATGTGTCAAGCCCTCGTAGTACCGCGATTACTACCAGTTTTTACTCCACAACACAGCAGGCCGTGGCGTGCAGCGACCAGGCCTCAACTACACATACAAGGCCGCTTGGAAATCTCCTCCTCGCTGTCACCGGGAAATAACCGGTTTAACGGGCATATTGATCCTTAATACCATGTAATACGGCCCATATTCCCTGCGCTGCATGACAGTGTGAAACGTCCCAAACAGATGAACGCGTTAACTTTGTCAATCCActccacagtcacacacacacacacacacacgtacacacgaGAAACAGCACGCAAAGTCGTTTGTGTGGCCCATCCGAGAGTGACAGTCGtct from Lates calcarifer isolate ASB-BC8 linkage group LG3, TLL_Latcal_v3, whole genome shotgun sequence harbors:
- the cica gene encoding protein capicua homolog; its protein translation is MDDFHGRTTGREGPQDGSPGPPTLSLGVERERPGGGEGVRDAERVSPSPLPRCSSTDTASEHSADLEVVGDTHAPTQMSAHTPSSLPDALSDALAKGLKNQRVLARQLRRRSDEEGGGERMDEGGSSDLVFRAGVVRKVSGEFGSLEVQLNGEKTLCRYPYRHDSPPGVVDIILDAPPPGVHPIPIGTRVCVPYGNEECSEGQWQWYREGVVTQVDTHPAVANRYRVLLSEERPHSVDEEEEGRGAAGATQAVWVSRQTLRLLVPPWDLDLPSGGGREGEDGVREKEREREDREEMDVEQEVCRLSRGMAPGVGSVLGRGIPYPTMVPVSSTPGHSITSPVTPASVLSLAPGREWEIEKDFERERDLQRKQERERERERERENSVKQQQQQQQHHPYMPLTPEEDMEVSHFNMVPVGAIIPGAKPMAVPQHRHIVSKPPPGYLNPHLSVVRGIGMPPTHLALNPHPPPSPVLLGLDPATAAAAAAGAVITTPQLPPLPPISSSTASSSRVEKASGGGGSSSGGAGGGGGSGSGSTSSSSSRSRTPLTAAQQKYKKGDVVCTPTGIRKKFNGKQWRRLCSREGCSKESQRRGYCSRHLSMRTKEMEASGGGRERGGASSTGTLTPSDLRLGGGRASSEFDWDETSRESSEASSRGGDSRPRLVLPSLLPQDLSRFDFDECEAATMLVSLGGSRSGTPSFSPISNQSPFSPTPSPSPSPLFGFRPANFSPITAPASLTPRRNRQLSGTKMGTPGAERERHLSGIVPTFQTNLTFTVPMSPSKRKLDSHPPPPLPTVQDYQTKPEQQQLVGIGGGVVGEPTLGHSPAAFRVLSPQSQPTTPSSLSFNRPRSATSRPPSSAASTPPPMLVSPTPPSPLPQEPSPRRIVPLRDSPVIVRNPDVPLAKFSDGPLGRRDRSRSREHSQPQHAALPGLQAPVPINGATTNGAVLLRNPTSTLVLVTSSSSLTPATAGHTSLSSPSTPGSMSTSSGSVLSSSGSGGRERERKPEGHQDATGGALPQPVACHPTPTALLPLILPAESPHPAPRKQIIMGRPGTVWTNVEPRSVPVFPWHSLVPFLEPSQSGAAAQPADGQQLVNQSKEPRCGVALVSDGRTGPPDLERGSPSCPPPTNDNPPTDRGGADSETESDTDDPFSPGVANDPAPSTGPIKRRTQSLSALPKDGDRKREKDHIRRPMNAFMIFSKRHRALVHQRHPNQDNRTVSKILGEWWYALGPNEKQQYHDLAFQVKEAHFRAHPDWKWCNKDRRKSLSEGRGTPKEPRERSMSESIDPLSESQTMEGKGGGSGWPGGSERRGGLFVGQHPRPRAFSQSAVHTLEQRERERDLEKDDGASLFRNRPPPQSLYQGGASEDMTSDEERMVICEEEGDDDVMEDSCPEGSIDLKCKERVTDSDEDEPDGQHGFQPVSRSSLPSSSPSIPHSDSTSSKGNGAGGGGGGGGGGGGGGGGGGAEDESERKRKRGTDGGDEGSEGGPKREETAAGGGEGGDGGGGGGQGFSSLSITGSTSSTQAPLTVAQQGLPQVLGAVRMAPTVVTNVVRPIASTPIPITSKPVEGAVTLSSLPQDKKATILIGGGGPQQLPITAGGGYQSSSSSPGPVSVTPVGGGSSLVTSLVLGGSFPAAQPVQLLTPQPPQPHTQPPLPVLQPQLHHTAAISSLTPPSGSKPLAQVQYILPAESPSSSPQLTHQQILSLPANAALANGVHSGAGIRVSPGTRVQTQSPVLQSKMLVPMATVRTGSTPPHPSISLVAPPLPVQNGPATGNKIIQIAPMPVVQTNVHPSGAATVHPGSPFPVSVATVMAPGAAPPQTVLLTSPPTRITYVQSGPGVTTATPQQATPAPGPAYLPSPLATLGFTAIAPGGQTLVQPIVGQSPLLAPAPPLSCQSQTPPGQAAATAGRQVLTAIYPAPTVTGVVSVTTMPPAVGASAQDVMNPSSPLATGVATPQPSVGAEVELKVEVKRESQLDAQFEDGGQGMSAATCTSTAATVKKEEIDIVRSAHQRGKCERWIRQGETK
- the LOC108881924 gene encoding putative protein TPRXL, with the protein product MKPIKKQGRRSPPSTRAKGGKRRGVGDVPEGGEKRDSDENRDRSRSPQNQTPSSSFSSNSHSESSQADPIRARDTSEGEGLHREALSETLMMDSGKLLTPSDDRSGRSAVSGGSHSDSGGSSCSNSSTPSANNSPNPPPAGKRRPSRPASPRRSTPLNTACLLLLVTIATLPPARPLLLL